The DNA window TAATAAGGACGACAGAAGGGGAGCAAAAAAGGACAGCTGGGTGGAAACTACAGTTCCCAAAGAAAACGGATCCCTTCAGGAAAGGGAATTCAGGGGAGAGTTTGATGAGATAGAAGTCTCACAGGCCATAGAAGCGGATATCATTAAAGCTGATGTAGAAAGAGTCGTGGTTTCGGCTCCTCAGGACCTTATTGACGAAGTGCTGGTAGAAAACAAAAACGGTAAACTGCACATCCATTATAAGTCCGGGGTAAGGGTAACGAATAACCGGGTAACAGCTAAGGTTTATACCAAAGATTTTGAAAAACTGACGGCCAACTCAGCCGCTGAAATCAGGATAAAAGATTCATTCACGCAGGAAAAGACAAAAATCGACCTGTCGAGCTCAGGATCTGTTTCCGGTAACCTGGAAGCAAATAAATTTGATATTTCCGCAGGCAGCAGTAGTAGCTTCAGCGGTAAGATCTGGGCGGTTGACCTTGATATTGATGCTTCTTCGGGTTCCAGCATCGATATTTCAGGAAAATCCAAAAGGGCAGAGCTGAGTTCCTCTTCCGGCAGCAGCATTTCAGCACGTGATGTGGTTGCAGACCGCGTAAAAGCAGAGGCTTCAGGCGGCGGAAGCATTGACATCAGTGCCGTTTCAGAACTTGATGCGGAAGCTTCTTCCGGCGGTAGTGTCAATGTGTATAAAAAAGGTAACCTGAAAACCATCAACCAGTCTCAGAGCAGCGGCGGAAGCGTCAATATCCAGTAATACAATGGTGATTAATCTTCTTCATCTTCTGAGGAAGAATCCTGCCAGTCTTTTCTGTCAAAATTCAGATTATCATATGCCAGTAAATCCTCCTCACGCTGGAGGATTTCTTTGGTGGTGAACAATGCAAGGTCGTCATCGTCTTCCTCTTTTATTCTGGCCAGTTTACGCACGGAGTCTTTATCAATCGCCATGAAACGCTGTCCAAGCCGTCTGGCTGCATATTTTCTCATTCCGGTTTCATGCAGGATGTCTACAGCCATATCTACTGCAGTACCCAGGGTTTCCCGGTAAATCTTATCAATACCATTGTTAATATAATCGTAGGCATCAATCCTGTTTTTAGCCCTCACAAATATTTTGATATCCGGATAATGTTCCCGCACCAGGTCTGCTACAAATTTATTGTCAGCCGGATCATCCAGGCAGAGCACCAGAATTTCGGCATCTTCTATACCGGCGGCCCTGAGGATGGGAATCCTGGTTGCATCACCGTAATATACTTTAAAACCATAGCTTCTTAGTAGTTTGACCCGATCGGAATCCCGGTCCAGTACGGTAGCTGAAATTTTATTCGCCCTGAGCAGCCTTCCTACGGTACTTCCGAAATGCCCGAAACCTACAATAATGATCTTTTTCTGGCTGACCTGCCCGTCCAGGATATTAAAATCCTGTCCGGTTTCCGGTTCCTCCTTAATGAATTTAGGGGTGATGAATTTATCGTTGATAATGATCAGGAAAGGGGTAATACACATGGTGATAGCTGTCACGGCCATCATCTGTGCATTCAGTTCAGGCGTGACGATGTACAATCCTGAAGCATAATTGATCAGTACAAATGCAAATTCTCCAACCTGAGAGAGAGCAAATGCATAGAACAGACTCTGCGGGGTATCGATCCTGAAAAATTTCCCGATTGCATACAGGACGATAAATTTTATAAACAGTACAGCAAATACAGTAGTGAAAATAAATAAAGGGTCTTCTGCAATAATATTGAAATTGATTGTTGAACCTACACTTACAAAAAATACAGCCAGAAGCAATCCTTTGAACGGATCTATCTGTGCTTCCAGCTCATGCCTGAACTCGCTGTTCGCCAGCATTACTCCCGCGAGGAACGCCCCCAGTGCAGGAGAAAGGCCGATGACGGTCATCAGCTCCGAAACCCCTATGACCAGGAAAAGGGAAGATGCCGTAAGAAGTTCCGTCATGCCGGCTTTGGAAACATAGCGAAGGAAAGGAACAAAGACATACCGGCCCAGCAGGATCAGAAGCACAACGCCTAAAATAACGGTTCCTGCCTGCATCCATTCAGGAAGGTTCTGGATCATCACCTGGATTTCATTGTCATGGTGCCTCGCTTTATGATGGGCAATAACAGGCAGGATCGCCAGGATAGGAATCACTGCAATGTCCTGGAAAAGCAGGGTGGAAAACGAAGCTTCGCCGGCTGTGCTGTTCAGGTTGTTTTTTTCCTGTAAGGTCTGCAGGACAATCGCTGTTGAAGATAATGCGAAGCACATGGCAACGGTAACGGCCTTATCCATGCTCCATCCTACACAGATGAATACGAGAAACAACAGGGAA is part of the Chryseobacterium camelliae genome and encodes:
- a CDS encoding GIN domain-containing protein — encoded protein: MNSKTIFIFSALVMLGACNKDDRRGAKKDSWVETTVPKENGSLQEREFRGEFDEIEVSQAIEADIIKADVERVVVSAPQDLIDEVLVENKNGKLHIHYKSGVRVTNNRVTAKVYTKDFEKLTANSAAEIRIKDSFTQEKTKIDLSSSGSVSGNLEANKFDISAGSSSSFSGKIWAVDLDIDASSGSSIDISGKSKRAELSSSSGSSISARDVVADRVKAEASGGGSIDISAVSELDAEASSGGSVNVYKKGNLKTINQSQSSGGSVNIQ
- a CDS encoding monovalent cation:proton antiporter-2 (CPA2) family protein, which produces MEQTLAMNTLLFLGVAIIMVPLARKFGLSSVIGYIAGGIIIGPYILKLTGKDVNDIMHASEFGVIMLLFLVGLELEPRKFWEMRKKIMGLGLTQTLLTISLLFLVFICVGWSMDKAVTVAMCFALSSTAIVLQTLQEKNNLNSTAGEASFSTLLFQDIAVIPILAILPVIAHHKARHHDNEIQVMIQNLPEWMQAGTVILGVVLLILLGRYVFVPFLRYVSKAGMTELLTASSLFLVIGVSELMTVIGLSPALGAFLAGVMLANSEFRHELEAQIDPFKGLLLAVFFVSVGSTINFNIIAEDPLFIFTTVFAVLFIKFIVLYAIGKFFRIDTPQSLFYAFALSQVGEFAFVLINYASGLYIVTPELNAQMMAVTAITMCITPFLIIINDKFITPKFIKEEPETGQDFNILDGQVSQKKIIIVGFGHFGSTVGRLLRANKISATVLDRDSDRVKLLRSYGFKVYYGDATRIPILRAAGIEDAEILVLCLDDPADNKFVADLVREHYPDIKIFVRAKNRIDAYDYINNGIDKIYRETLGTAVDMAVDILHETGMRKYAARRLGQRFMAIDKDSVRKLARIKEEDDDDLALFTTKEILQREEDLLAYDNLNFDRKDWQDSSSEDEED